In Uranotaenia lowii strain MFRU-FL chromosome 2, ASM2978415v1, whole genome shotgun sequence, one genomic interval encodes:
- the LOC129741240 gene encoding uncharacterized protein LOC129741240 — translation MYLKVLLQEIWRSGIDWDEHIEKQHYTKWRHWLSFLRRLETVSIPRCYRRAVTDREFCEVQLHDASENGYAAVAYFRCQEKENIECALITSKTRVAPLRLDTPSRAPSSCNRIETG, via the coding sequence ATGTACTTGAAGGTACTTCTTCAGGAAATATGGCGCTCCGGCATCGATTGGGATGAGCACATAGAGAAGCAACATTACACTAAATGGCGGCACTGGCTCAGTTTTTTGCGAAGACTGGAAACCGTATCTATTCCCCGTTGTTATCGAAGAGCCGTGACAGATCGTGAATTCTGCGAAGTTCAATTGCACGATGCGAGCGAGAACGGCTATGCAGCCGTTGCATACTTCCGGTGTCAGGAGAAAGAAAACATCGAGTGCGCCCTTATAACGTCAAAAACTCGTGTTGCCCCATTACGTCTCGATACCCCGTCTAGAGCTCCAAGCAGCTGTAATCGAATTGAGACTGGCTAA